In Brassica napus cultivar Da-Ae chromosome A3, Da-Ae, whole genome shotgun sequence, the sequence tttactcCAAATAAAATTCGAGTGAAATGCTAATCacgtatattttttttgtatttatgatTGCTCGGCTTAAttgttttctaatttatttggTGCAGTACTCGTTGGATTTTGTATATCTCAGTGTGGCTATACTTTTCTCATCATGGCTAGGTAAATAAATAcgtaattcaatttttttaaaaaacaaagcaATGTCTCTGAATTATAATTCATTTGTAAGTAAGTagtagataaaatataataaaatggaaACAGAGGTTGCATGTTGGATGCATACGGGAGAGAGGCAAGCAGCAAAAATGAGGAGAGCTTATCTCCGGTCAATCTTAAGTCAAGACATAAGCTTATTTGATACTGAAGCTTCCTCCGGAGAAGTCATATCCGCCATCACCTCTGACATTCTCGTCGTCCAAGATGCACTCTCCGAGAAGGTACCTCTTTAAGCCGAATGAAACTGGTATCAACTCCTAATTGTATAATTTGCTTGTGTACTTGTGTTGCGTTTTTTGACTTGATTCATAATagctaattaatttttttgtgtggtACACATTAGTTACTAaatgcatttgttttttttttgtgtaaataCCGCCTAACGCGTTGGTCGATCAACACTAGCTATAGACATGACATATATAGGTATTAAAATTCAGAAACCTTGTACATGGATTGTGTTTTTTACCTACACATGGGTTGTCTACTCCGTATCATTTTTAATGTGTATCACCATATGGTCCATGGCTTAGTCCAatgaattaatattatttacatgCATTTCCTTTGGTTTTGGCCTTTTAGGTAATCTTTaaactgatatttttatttttttctgttactCCAATAAATTATAGTTGCATTGCATGTTGCATTTTTAAGGCGTTTGAGTTTGATAcgatttagtttatattttaaatgttgaCCTATATTTGGTTATTTCCATCAAGCCAGCCACTTAAACAGCCTGGTCGCttaatctcaaaattttaaggTGATCACGCAAATCTTGTTCATGGTTTATGATAACCGGTAAAAATCGTTGCAGGTAGGGAATTTCTTGCACTATATAAGCCGGTTCATAGCCGGTTTTGCAATCGGATTCACGAGCGTATGGCAAATAAGTCTTGTCACTCTGGCCATAGTCCCTCTCATTGCTCTAGCTGGCGGCTTCTATGCGTTTGTCGCCATCGGACTTATCTCCCGTGTCCGGAAATCATACATCAAGGCCGGCCAGGTTGCGGAAGAGGTTAGTTACTTCTCTGACAAGGAAAGCTCAAAGATTTTGTGTGTACTTTATATTTCACTGTCGGAACTCAGGTGATTGGTAATGTGAGGACCGTACAAGCATTTACCGGTGAAGAAAGGGCAGCGAAATTATACCGGGAAGCTCTCAAGAACACGTACAAGTACGGAAGAAAAGCCGGTTTAATTAAAGGACTAGGTCTTGGTTCGTTGCACTGTGTCTTGTTTCTATCATGGGCCTTGCTCGTCTGGTTCACAAGCGTTGTTGTCCACAAGGGTATCGCCAATGCTGGCGAGTCATTCACTACCATGCTCAACGTTGTCATCGCCGGCCTGTATACTATCATCTTGCTTGCTTGCTCTACACGTTTCCTTTGTATCTTTTATGTATCACAAACTCTTTGTTCTCGTGTTCGTGTAGGTCACTTGGACAGGCAGCGCCGGATATTTCAGCCTTTGTACGAGCCAAAGCTTCTGCGCATCCAATTTTTCAGATGATTGAACGTGACACAGCGGCTAAAACAAGCGCAAAATCTGGCCGTAAACTCAGCAAAGTAGACGGCCACATTCAATTCACGGACGTGACTTTTAGCTACCCATCTCGCCCTGATGTGGTAATCTTTGACAAGCTAAACCTAGCCATCCCTGCCGGGAAAACCGTGGCGCTTGTTGGAGGAAGTGGTTCAGGGAAGAGCACGGTCATATCCTTGATAGAGCGGTTCTACGAGCCCACATCCGGAGCCGTGTTGCTGGACGGGAGTGATATCAAAGAGCTGGATATTAAGTGGTTAAGGGGACATATTGGTTTGGTTAGTCAAGAGCCAGCTCTATTTGCTACAACGATTCGCGAGAACATTATGTATGGCAAAGATGGCGCGACGGATGAGGAGATTGGCCGTGCTGCAAAGCTCTCAGAAGCCTTTTCATTTATCAACAACCTTCCCGAAGGATTTGAGACGCAGGTAGGTCAAAATAGATACCTTGTGACACAAGAAATTACTATAAACACTGATGTTCTTGCGCCTTTTCTTAGGTTGGAGAGAGGGGGATACAACTTTCAGGTGGACAGAAACAGAGGATTGCGATATCAAGAGCAATCCTGAAGAATCCATCGATACTCTTACTCGACGAGGCGACAAGTGCTCTAGATGCAGAGTCGGAGAAGAATGTGCAAGAAGCGTTGGAGGGAGTGATGGTTGGAAGAACAACGGTGGTTGTGGCTCACAGACTCTCAACAGTAAGAAATGCTGATGTAATAGCAGTTGTTCACGAAGGGAAGATCGTAGAGTTTGGAAATCATGAGAATCTCATATCTAATCTCGATGGAGCCTACTCTGCTCTCCTTCGTCTCCAGGAAGCTTCCTCCTTCGAGCgcaacccttccttggatcgCACGTTAAGCAGGCCACCTAGGTACTATTTGCTGTATACTCAATTTTTTCATTAGAACTGTTTTTTTTACAATCAAAACCTAATACAAATTGAAAACCAAattcttattgtttttttttaagtttacgacttaaaaccaattgaccataaatgaataatattttacttttaagtatctttttaatttttttgatgtgATGTGAGATCTTTTTACCAACATTCTTTTTTGCATTTTCAGTATACAATACTCGAGGGAACAATCAAGAACAAGCTCCTGCTTGGAGAAAGAATCAGTAACTCGAGAGGACGGTGAAGATCAGTCCAAAGAGGCTAAAGTAACGATGAGACGTCTTTATTCTATGATCCGCCCGGACTGGTTGTACGGTATTTGTGGAACGTTATGTGCCTTTATTGCTGGATCTCTGATGCCTCTTTTCGCCCTTGGAGTCTCGCACTCCTTAGTTTCCTATTACGAGAAGGGTTGGGACAACACTCAAAAAGAGGTGAAGAAGATCGCTATCCTCTTCTGCTTTGCTTCAGCCATCACCCTCATCGTCTACACTATTGAGCATCTTTGCTTCGGTATTATGGGCGAGCGTCTCACTCGCCGCGTCCGCGAAAAGATGTTCTTAGGTTCGTCTCAAACTACTTTGAAGTTCTTTGCAAGTTTTAAAATgagtaataaatttatttttttggttatgtaGCGATCTTGAAGAACGAAATGGGGTGGTTTGATGAGGTGGACAACACGAGCTCGATGTTAGCGTCGCGGCTTGAGAGCGACGCAACTTTGCTTAAGACCATAGTGGTCGATAGGTCGACGATTCTACTTCAGAACTTAGGTCTCGTTGTGACGTCTTTCGTTATTTCCTTCATGCTCAACTGGCGACTCACTCTTGTCGTTTTGGCCACATACCCGTTGGTTATAAGCGGACATATCAGCGAGGTAAACGCAGTGGTTCGCGTCTTTCAAATTCACTGGTTGAGTTTACGTGGGCAATAAGTTAAGTTTAACCTATTTGTCATATTTGTTGTATGTATAGAAACTTTTCATGCAAGGCTATGGAGGAAACTTGAGCAAAGCGTATCTGAAGGCCAACATGTTGGCCGGAGAGTCTGTAAGCAACATCCGCACGGTGGCCACCTTCTGTGCTGAAGAGAAGGTTCTAGAACTTTACTCAAAAGAGCTTTTAGAACCTTCCAAACGTTCTTTCAGGCGAGGACAAATAGCTGGCCTATTCTATGGCATCTCTCagtttttcattttctcttcCTATGGCCTCGCTCTATGGTATGTCTCTATATAGAAAGTTTCACCTATAGGCCTTAGGAGTTCCAAATGTTTTTGGCCTTGCGGAGAGTATGTTTGAAGTTAGGgtttggttagtttaataaaaatactaataaatcatatattctgATAAATATTATAGTAAACAAATGTATGTTTGGTATATGTTTTTGAACTGTTTATTGTTTAATTTGATAGGTACGGATCAACGTTGATGGATAATAAAATATCTAGCTTTAAATCAGTGATGAAAACATTCATGGTTTTGATCGTGACGGCATTAGCAATGGGTGAAATATTGGCTCTAGCTCCGGATCTGCTTAAAGGAAACCAGATGATTGCGTCCGTATTTGAGATCTTGGACCGTAAAAGTCAGCTTGTTGGAGAAACCAGCGAGGAGCTGACTAATGTGGAAGGCACGATTGAGCTCAAAGGCATCCAGTTCAGCTACCCTTCAAGACCACATGTTGTAGTTTTCAAGGACTTTGATTTGATAGTTCGGTCCGGACAGAGCATGGCGCTTGTCGGACAGAGTGGGTCTGGGAAAAGCTCGGTCATTTCACTTATTCTCCGGTTCTATGACCCGACCGCAGGAACAATCATGATAGAGGGTGAGTGCTCTCGCCTTGGTACTATTAACACAAAGTTTCTTGTGTCTCAAGTAAAGTCTGAGAAACCTAGGTTTCTTGCGTCAAAAGGAAGTTACTTAGCTTATTAAGCTGGCTTCTTTTGCAGGAAAAGACATCAAGAAACTAGATTTGAAAGCCCTGAGGAAGCACATTGGTCTGGTTCAACAAGAGCCAGCGCTTTTTGCAACCACAATCTACGAGAACATTCTGTACGGAAACGAAGAAGCTTCTCATTCTGAAGTCATAGAGTCAGCTATGTTCGCAAACGCTCACAGCTTCATCACCTCTCTCCCGGAAGGTTACAATACTAAAGTAGGTGAACGTGGTGTTCAGATGTCAGGTGGTCAGCGACAGAGGATCGCTATCGCTAGAGCCATCCTCAGGAATCCAGAGATTCTGCTACTTGACGAAGCCACAAGCGCTTTGGACACTGAATCTGAGCGTGTGGTAAGTTCTTAAGAACTTGATTTTCTAAGGGTTTGATCCACATAGACTTATGGGTTTATGATATATGTGGAATGAATATTAGGTACAACAAGCATTGGATCGGTTAATGACAAACCGAACAACGGTGGTGATAGCTCACCGGTTATCAACGATCAAGAACGCTGATACAATAAGTGTATTACATGGAGGAAAAATCGTACAGCAAGGCAGCCACCGTTGGCTAGTTCTGAACAAGGTTGGTCCGTATTTTAACCTCTTCAATCTTCAGCAGCAGCCAGCAGCAACAACATCCTTAAATACTATAtagttaaattatttaaaactctTAATTTGGTTTTGGGGGAAATATTAATCTTACTTTATATTCGTTGTTGGTTATGTTAATCATATGTTATTATACCGATCATCTTGATTACTGTTGGCAAGTTTACATGCGTTTTATAAACTCTAATGATCAACAAAAAAAGACAACTTTGATCATTAAACATGAATAAACAAAAGAGATTCCACTCTTTTCTTCTCACAATAACCCACTTAAGTTCCTTACGTTGGGCCGTCTCACAAATCGTCCCTGTCGATGAGATAACAAAccatattattatattagaaTCTTTGTCCTAAAACCGCAGCTCACATGAAAAATGTATTAACAATAGTATCATTCTACTCTAATCATCAATGCATATATATAACCATTTAAAGACAATAATATAGAGATATTACCTTCATACGGGGTCGTTGATCGGCACTGAGTTTACGAACTTGATATCGAATTTGTTTAGAGTTGGAGAAGAGTCGATTCATCCGTTTCTCTTTATACCTCAACACACTAGCTTCTCTCATTCCACTTTCTCCAAACAAATCTATCTCAGCCAACATTGCCTGTCCCAAAAACCCTCATACATAAGTAACTTTTGCATTTGCTGCTACAAAATCTTTTATCCTTTATTAAAGCATCATCTAATGTTTTTTGATTAAATCTGTGCCGTTATAGAGAAGAAAACATTAAATTTCTTGGTTTAAGAATTTCAAAAGCTCACTCATTTTGAAAAGACtattgaacaaaagaaaactattaagagttttaaaacaaaatagagTAGAAAATACAAGTTAACAAACCACTTTCAAGTcttgtaaataaattaattacaaGGATTAAAGATatggttaaaaaaaattgaaaaatgtgGCGGGAAAGAAAGATTAATTAGAGGATAAAAGTATAACGTACATGGATGTCTACTTCGGTAGCGTGCGAGCCAAGAATCTCATCGGAGAAAGGCGACTCCTTATCCGACCAAGCCTCTAAAACCCTCTCGTAGTCAAGCTTCAAAAACGTACTCACTCTCTTCTCCGTCGTCAAATCTTCAACGCTCCTTGATTCCGCCGCCGCCGCAgccactttcttcttcttcttcttcttcgtcttttttttcttactctTGATACTATCCACGGCTACGTCATCGGTTGATGCGGCGGCGGTTGTGGTGGTCTGAATTCTCGGCGAGATGTGCTTGAGTTCTACAGTGGGATATCTACACAAGCTCCCATCATCATCGTCGTCTTCTTCCCGAAGAGAGCTCCTCAAGCCGAGCCCTAACAGGGAGTTTCCGGGGGAGCTGAATCCTATGGAGCTTCGGTACCAAGGCATCGTCGTACATTCTCCGTCGTTGGATTCGTTGCTCCCCATAAAACTATCTATCCCTTCTTCAATCTCCTCATCATCAAGAATAATCGATTCCGCGTCGAAGGCGTCTAATAACTCAAACCGAGTCACCTCCGAGTTGAAACTGAGCTCTTTCTTCTCCAAGAACTGATACGGTTCGGTCTGTATTGCGGGATTGAACACCTCGTCGATTGTCTCAAAGGGAAGAAGTAACTGGGAGGCTTCGTCGTAGTCGCTGAGAGGAGACTTAGTCCCGGGAAACAGAGTGTTTCTCATGGAGGAGAAGATGTTTGGGTATGCGGTGGAGAGGAGAGCCGCCGCTTCGTTGTAAGTTTGGTTTGGTCGTTTCCGCCGAGTCCTTGGCCTTCTTGTGGAGATTGTGAACGGAGGCGAGTTGGATTCGGAGATTGTAGATGACGGTGAAGGAGTGTTGTGTGAGGAGGCGGCTCTCGACGGCGGAGATTTCATCGTTTTCAGCTTGAAAGTACAGGTGGCGCCGCCGCTTAGACAAGACGACATTTCTCTGccgatgagagagagagaaaaaaaaaacagaggagtaCTGTTCTGATAACTGTTGGACTTGAGGAGGTGGTTAACTCTTaattaagttttctttttaaaagtcGATTCAGAAAATTTCTGAGAATTGTACCAACTCAAATGATCGTGTGAGAGAGAAGATTTAAGGTTTCCTTTTTAGGAAAGTTACAATAAGGCTTTGGGAAATGAATCTTGATTTGTTTTGGGGTGTTTATCTGTGTAGGGTGATGATAAACCCTTAAACCCTCTGACAAAATCTTTGTTTACTAAATTTAGCAAAAATGTCAACACTTTAAGGAGGGAAAAGGAAGATTCTATGTACTAGAAAGGAAATGAAAAGATAGAGATGTTCATTTGACAccttgaagaaagaaagaaagaaaacccaATGAACATCTAAGAttagacagagagagagagatagagtcaCCGACTGGATAGGGAGAGTCACGAGATGGTacaagaaaagagaaaagatcCGTTAGGGTTTgtcaaagttatatatatagtcaattaGATGGAGGCTCTCTGTTAGTTGCGGCGAAAACAGTCTCTGTAAAAGGTGAAAAGTGAGACAGAGGTAGAGTAAAAGTAGGGCTATAGGGAATTAAACACAAAACATGTAATGTCTTGGAAGATAATGAATAGTAGTAtagtattacatttatttattttttgagaaaaagtAGTAAtacatttttgtgactttcaaaagaaaacaaagttcTCAGCTTGTTGGATTAACAATAATAATACtacaaaaagaaattgaaaTAACCTTTTCGAAAATAGAACACAGCAGCAGTGAATCTCTCTATTTCAGTAAAGCACtttaccaaaatttaaaaaaggaaaaaaagaagaaaaaaagaatgcaAATTTTCTTGTTTAAGAAACTCGAcaacttataaaaaaatcatttaacatTCGTCAAGTTCTTAAtggttaatattattataatattaaaatttggttAATGTTGATGCTCTAAAGCACTCACTTCTAAAACATTTAAGCTTTGTATGCAGAAAACCCAAAACATCATGTCTGTGTATGTGGCCTGATTTCATTGCATGTGTTAGATTTCTGCAATGACGTGGTGCTTTTCCTTTACACTCTGAAACCTTTCACCATCTTCATAAAACTGACAAAAAGATAACTCGTTCGTGAACTTTTGAGTTATGAGGTTTCATAATTCTTTTTGctataaagaaagaaataagttgcaaaagaaaaaaaaataagttaactAAATTTTGTCCCAAGTTGGAACTCTTCAcaaaatttcttatattattttttaatgtacaAGTTTAAAATAACTACTAATCTTCAGTGATTATAGGAGTAGTAAAGTACTTGACTTCATGCTGTCTCTCTGTGTCATTTACTGTAGTCTTTTTGGACCACTAAAACGAGAAGACATCGTTTCAAACAATACGTACTGCAGTCATAATAGTAGTGTAATCACCCATATATTTTAAAGTCAAAATTACGGCAGTAGAATGATCCTCATTGCTTATTAGTGCTTACAtatcttgataaaaaaaatccaatctttttttgttttaacaatagtgtgtaaacacattttcttcatattaaaaacaaaaacaaaaataatatttatgtttgtgGAGTGAATATGTGTAGGTGAACTTAGCAATGGTGAAGCTGCATGAGATTTATCTAACGAGGAAGATGTAAAGAGAGGATAAACCTGTCTGCGAACTCTGCCCACTGTCTCCAAAGTCCATCCCTGTTCCTTTTTTTTGGAATCTTCTTATGTTATTACACTTCTTTTCATATGACATGTGACCtctccttcttttcttttcctcttttttttccttttaaatcagttactttttctttctttcttaatgtttaaatcaagaaaataaaaaaaagatatttgatTCTAAAACACAAATGCATGTCTTCTGGAATGGTTACCTTTTTCTTTGTCACTATTGGAATGGTTAACTAATTGTTGTGAAGCATCATTAGCTCGATGGACATAGAAGATTCAATTGTGTATTTGACTTTTTTCTTCTAACAGTTGTTTCACGAAGCTATTGATGTTTGATGAGTTATCTTCACTCACATCAGATGATGTGTTTACCTTTggataaaaacattatttcgGGGTTTTCAACGGTAGATGTTACCTTTCGTAGGTGTTGGAAAGATGTTAATTATGATGTAAAGGAAATAAAGAAAGTGTGCTAAAAATAAGTAAGATCCtcgtttttataaaaaaaaaaattaagaaagacTACCATAAAAATTACATGTAACTGGAAATGTGATAATGTTTAAGTATGTTGTTAAGCACGTGACCCTTGAGAGTCAATTAGGGCACTGTACAAGATTGATTCAAATGGTTACAAACTACAAGTGAACTCTCTTCTATGTGCGTGTATTGAGGGGACCATTAacatatacacatataatatGCGTTTAATTTGTCCTAAACTCTCGAAACCTTTTGGGTAACCCaaacaatgaaaatataaaataaacaaaaacaatcgtctttaaaaaaagaacaagaacGAAAAGAACTACCGTAATAATTAACTAACGCATAACGAGATTATACTAAAGATAATAGAGTTTAAAATATTGATGATGATGTCGAAAAGTAATTGGTGAGTATAAGAAATGGAGGATAACATTTTAGATAGTGATTAGTGATGATTATTCAATAGTACttcgaaaaatatgaaaacatataaaaataatgaaaagtcAAAAACTATATAAGACTATATCTTTCAAAGAACACCATTTCTCGAAGTTTTGATGACTATAAAATCTACATAATAGTAGTTCAACCGGTCATAAAGATGCTGCATGTTTCAGCTGTATATGAtccatatttcttttttttttgctaagtatGATCCATATTTTCTAGTTCCAAAGGAAACTGAgatctataaattttgaaacataGGAATAAAAAAGCTTTTGAGTCGAAAGAATAAAAacctaaaatacaaaaaaagacTCGCAAAGGGATAAGTATCTTCTGGGCCAGCACATAATTTCTACGTCACGTCCCTTTCTTTTTCATTGCCTATTGCAAATGAGGACAAGATGTGCAAACTAAATCTTCCATAGCATACAAAACATAAGATATCCCAACTTACGGTAAAACGAATAATGCAACCATTTCACGTGAGGCAGAGAATATATTAACCCATAAAACATACACTGACTTTGTGTAATAAGAGGTAAACTAACATACTTAAAAAGAATAAAGATGATCCCataattaaaaagaataaagaTTCCATAAGGGATAATATCGTCTGGAGTGTTAAGCAGACAGTCAGAGCAGACAAACGTAACCGAATCGGGGATAAAACTTGAAACATATACATAAAGTACGAGTTCAAATATTATTGGTCTTATAGTGGGCTGTTTGTCGGAAGAAAAAAGTATATAGCTAATGGGCTAAAAGAAGCCCAAATGAATATCATTACGGCCCTAATCTACATAACATGCCCAAAGCCCAAAACATCTGAACTGAAACGACATCGTATATAACCCAAGGTCAAATCATCTTCTCCTCCTCGCTCGCTATCCCCTTTTTTAATTTGTTCCGATTCTAATGGCCGCCGTCGCCGATTCCGCCGAGAACGGTGCTACAAACTTCCCCGAGAATGAAACCCTCACACCTTCGGGAGTCACTGCCTCCTCATTGCTCAACGAAGCCTCCGTCGCCTTCCCCGAATCGAATCAGCCGGATAGCTTAGCTTCTGAAACCGCCCCCGATGCAAACGATTCCGCGGCGGAGAGATGGCCAGGATGGCCTGGGGATTGCGTGTTCCGTGTGATCGTTCCGGTATCTAAGGTCGGAGCTATTATCGGACGCAAAGGAGATATCATCAGAAAGATGTGCGAGGAGACTCGCGCTCGCATCAAAGTCCTCGACGGTCCCACCACAACTCCTGATCGCATCGTTAGTATCTCTCCTTTATCGTTCCGAATTGGGATTTTTCTTATTTCTAAAGGCTGTAACTTTCTTAAACCTAATTAgagaaaattagggtttcgttAGCATCAGTGTTCATATTCATGGGGGTATGATCATAGCGATGCTCTTTCTAGATAAAGTTGTAAGCTTTCTGGGTTTGATTGTAGTTTGAAGTGTCCACTTGAGTTATTCCGTTTTAATTCGAAGTTTCAGTTTTGATTGCTCTATGGgttttattgtagttttaagTGTCCACTGTTATGTTTAGGTGATGATATCTGCAAAGGAAGAGCCAGAGGCGTACATGTCCCCTGCAATGGAGGCAGTCGTGAGGGTGTTCAGAAGAGTTTCGGGGTTGCCTGatagtgatgatgatgaggatcttCAGAACGCTGGAGTTGCTTTCTCTTCAGTGCGTTTATTAGTTGCTTCTTCCCAGGCGATTAATTTAATCGGGAAACAAGGGTCCTCTATTAAATCTATAGTAGAGAACTCTGGTGCATCGGTTCGCATTTTATCAGACGGTACTAACATCATCATCTATGTTTGTTATTTCTCAGTTAATTGTCATCTCTGGAGTTGTTAAACCGGATGATAATAAGTAAACTGTATTTTCTTGTTGACAGAGGACACACCGTTTTATGCTGCGCAAGATGAGAGGATAGTGGATTTGCAGGGGGAAGCTTTAAAGATCGTAAAGGCGTTAGAAGGTGTTGTAGGACACTTGAGGAAATTTCTAGTCGACCATTCTGTGGTTCCTCTCTTCGAGAAACAAGTGAGCTTGATTCTCTGAAACGACTTCTTCCTTGCGTTTCTCTCTGTTTTATCTAgcttttgttaatttttttgatctGTAGTATCTAGCTAGAGTCTCTCAAGTTCGTCAGGAGGAACCGTTAGCTAACAACAAGTCAGCTCTCCATGCTGCTTTGTCAAATGCAATCGAGTCTGATCTCTTGGCACGGAGGGAAGCTCTGTTTTTGGAGCGGGATACTCGGGTGGAGTCATTTGTTCAGCCTTCGGGAGCTTCCATCTACAGTCAGGATCCTGCATTGGCCGCTAGACACTCCCCTGGCCTTGCTCGAGTTTCTGCTGCTTTTGTTACACAGGTTAGTTATCACGTTCTTACTTATTCTTTTTTGGTCTTCTACTAGTGTCTTTGATCTTATCACTTCTAAGCTAATCTCTTGGAAGTAGTGAATATTTTTCTGTTATGGTTTTTTCTTGCCAGGTATCTCAAACGATGCAAATACCTTTCTCCTATGCGGAGGATATCATTGGTTTAGAAGGAGCTAATATAGCCTTCATCCGTAGAAGAAGCGGCGCTACCATTACCATTCAAGAAAGTCCACATCCTGATCAAATCACAGTGGAAATCAAAGGCACGTCTTCTCAAGTACAGACTGCCCAGCAACTAATCCAAGTAAGAACACATTCCATCTATATTTAAATGTTACCCGAAATGGAATTGTAAAAAGCCCGTATTTGTCGTTTACCTATGTGTAGGAGTTCATCAGCAATCACAAGGAACCGGCTTCGGTTTCAGGGGGATATGCTAGAGTGGATACTGGTTATGTACCTGCGTACCCTCCTCAGCTGAGCAACCTTCAAGAGTCGCTCGCGAGCAGCTACATGGGCACAGAGACGGTGCAGTACAGACCAACAGCATACTCTCAGCTTGCTGGTCCGTCAGCGTCTGCATACACGCCGTCACTGAATGGGCAAACTTATGGAACGGAATATAGACCAGCTTCTGATGCTGGTGGCTACAACACTTATAATTTATGAATCGTTTGCTGTGTGGGTTGTTTACGAGGTTTAGAGAGGTGGCTCATTTATGATAGAGGGGGGAAAGAACAAGTGCAAGAGAGCCAATGTTGTTGATTGTGTAATGTAAAGCTAGGTGCCTGTTCTTTTTTACTTGAATCTTGATATGTTTACACGACAGGTCTTGTTACTTTCAAATAAGAacagtttcttgtttttttttttatttaaaaagaaatcctGTTAGTTTTGAGAGATGTTGACAGAAGTTAGAAGACCTAgatatgaattatttttttcatttatacaaATCGGAAATTTACTTTACAACTTGGTCAAAATATCGCCTTAGTGCTGATGATACGAGGAACAcaataaacaaataaacaaaatagaaataaatttaaattctgttttaatgcga encodes:
- the LOC106444632 gene encoding ABC transporter B family member 2-like → MEPSDDLATEVEKEKKAATPKVSFLKLFSFANFNDCVLMTLGSIGACIHGASVPVFFIFFGKLINIIGIAYMDRHQASHKVAKYSLDFVYLSVAILFSSWLEVACWMHTGERQAAKMRRAYLRSILSQDISLFDTEASSGEVISAITSDILVVQDALSEKVGNFLHYISRFIAGFAIGFTSVWQISLVTLAIVPLIALAGGFYAFVAIGLISRVRKSYIKAGQVAEEVIGNVRTVQAFTGEERAAKLYREALKNTYKYGRKAGLIKGLGLGSLHCVLFLSWALLVWFTSVVVHKGIANAGESFTTMLNVVIAGLSLGQAAPDISAFVRAKASAHPIFQMIERDTAAKTSAKSGRKLSKVDGHIQFTDVTFSYPSRPDVVIFDKLNLAIPAGKTVALVGGSGSGKSTVISLIERFYEPTSGAVLLDGSDIKELDIKWLRGHIGLVSQEPALFATTIRENIMYGKDGATDEEIGRAAKLSEAFSFINNLPEGFETQVGERGIQLSGGQKQRIAISRAILKNPSILLLDEATSALDAESEKNVQEALEGVMVGRTTVVVAHRLSTVRNADVIAVVHEGKIVEFGNHENLISNLDGAYSALLRLQEASSFERNPSLDRTLSRPPSIQYSREQSRTSSCLEKESVTREDGEDQSKEAKVTMRRLYSMIRPDWLYGICGTLCAFIAGSLMPLFALGVSHSLVSYYEKGWDNTQKEVKKIAILFCFASAITLIVYTIEHLCFGIMGERLTRRVREKMFLAILKNEMGWFDEVDNTSSMLASRLESDATLLKTIVVDRSTILLQNLGLVVTSFVISFMLNWRLTLVVLATYPLVISGHISEKLFMQGYGGNLSKAYLKANMLAGESVSNIRTVATFCAEEKVLELYSKELLEPSKRSFRRGQIAGLFYGISQFFIFSSYGLALWYGSTLMDNKISSFKSVMKTFMVLIVTALAMGEILALAPDLLKGNQMIASVFEILDRKSQLVGETSEELTNVEGTIELKGIQFSYPSRPHVVVFKDFDLIVRSGQSMALVGQSGSGKSSVISLILRFYDPTAGTIMIEGKDIKKLDLKALRKHIGLVQQEPALFATTIYENILYGNEEASHSEVIESAMFANAHSFITSLPEGYNTKVGERGVQMSGGQRQRIAIARAILRNPEILLLDEATSALDTESERVVQQALDRLMTNRTTVVIAHRLSTIKNADTISVLHGGKIVQQGSHRWLVLNKVGPYFNLFNLQQQPAATTSLNTI
- the LOC106444633 gene encoding protein CHLOROPLAST IMPORT APPARATUS 2-like isoform X1 yields the protein MSSCLSGGATCTFKLKTMKSPPSRAASSHNTPSPSSTISESNSPPFTISTRRPRTRRKRPNQTYNEAAALLSTAYPNIFSSMRNTLFPGTKSPLSDYDEASQLLLPFETIDEVFNPAIQTEPYQFLEKKELSFNSEVTRFELLDAFDAESIILDDEEIEEGIDSFMGSNESNDGECTTMPWYRSSIGFSSPGNSLLGLGLRSSLREEDDDDDGSLCRYPTVELKHISPRIQTTTTAAASTDDVAVDSIKSKKKKTKKKKKKKVAAAAAESRSVEDLTTEKRVSTFLKLDYERVLEAWSDKESPFSDEILGSHATEVDIHAMLAEIDLFGESGMREASVLRYKEKRMNRLFSNSKQIRYQVRKLSADQRPRMKGRFVRRPNVRNLSGLL
- the LOC106444633 gene encoding protein CHLOROPLAST IMPORT APPARATUS 2-like isoform X2, coding for MSSCLSGGATCTFKLKTMKSPPSRAASSHNTPSPSSTISESNSPPFTISTRRPRTRRKRPNQTYNEAAALLSTAYPNIFSSMRNTLFPGTKSPLSDYDEASQLLLPFETIDEVFNPAIQTEPYQFLEKKELSFNSEVTRFELLDAFDAESIILDDEEIEEGIDSFMGSNESNDGECTTMPWYRSSIGFSSPGNSLLGLGLRSSLREEDDDDDGSLCRYPTVELKHISPRIQTTTTAAASTDDVAVDSIKSKKKKTKKKKKKKVAAAAAESRSVEDLTTEKRVSTFLKLDYERVLEAWSDKESPFSDEILGSHATEVDIHI